From the Chryseobacterium sp. G0201 genome, the window ATTTCTACAGGTTTAGCATTCCTGCTAGTTTCTTGGGCATTGTTAAGCTGGGTTCTAATTTTATTAAGATCAAGCTTGTAATAATTTTTAATTACAGAATGTTTTTCTGTAGATTTTCTTTCAAATGTAGTTGGAGTCCATTGTGCTAACGCAGAACTAGCCATTACACTACACAATAAGGCAGTAATAATTTTTTTGCTCATAAAATATTATTGTTTATAATGTTTATAAAACTAAACATTTTTTTAAATAATTCATACCTGTTAATATTTTACAATACAAATAAATATATAATTAATACAATACGACCTAAAACTATTTAACGTGTTTAAATTAAATTTAACAAATTTAATTATAGTATTATTTCAATTTAAACATCGTACAAACGAATAATTAAAAGCATATTTTCTTATTCATTTATCTATTTTAATATCTACATTACAAAAAGTATAGAAACAAAAAAAAATACATAATTTAATATGTATTTTTTTCACTATAAAGAGATTAAACAAAAAGAATTATTACTCTTTAAATGTCGTCTTCTTTACTATTTTTAAAATTTATAAGCAATATTCCAAGCGAATCCCATAGCAAATTTAGATGAGCTTTTTCCAAATCCAGGAACTATCATTGGCTGAATTTCGTCCTGCTTTGTTGTAAATATCATATATTTTGGCTGAAGATTTACATCTATATAAAAATTAGATTCAAATAACTGTACTCTTCCTCCAATCATCCCCTCTAGCCAATATGAGGATTGTGTAGAAGACGGAAAAGCCACTGAAGCGGTACTTCCACCAAATCCACGAACCGGAATTGCCATATATTCCTGGGTGTAAAATGATCCTGCAGCCTTACCTCCAGCATAAAATCCATTGAACTCGTTTTCTGCATCTTTTGCAAGCATATAAAATACACCTAGCTTCAGAAACGGACCATTTGCTTTTACATCATATCCGTTTTTCTGATATATATTAGAATCAAAACCGGCATCAATAACAGCGTGAAGATCGTCTTTAATTTTAGATGATATAAATCCCTGATACATTTTTCTGTCTGAGAAGAAAGAACTTCCTGCATTAAGGATATCAAAACCAACCATAAAATTGGGTTTATATTTCCATTTTTCTTTTTTTACTTCTTTATTTTCCTGAGCAAAGCTCAACAAACTTAGTATACTAAAAAAGAAGGAAAA encodes:
- a CDS encoding DUF6048 family protein, yielding MKTKLIFSFFFSILSLLSFAQENKEVKKEKWKYKPNFMVGFDILNAGSSFFSDRKMYQGFISSKIKDDLHAVIDAGFDSNIYQKNGYDVKANGPFLKLGVFYMLAKDAENEFNGFYAGGKAAGSFYTQEYMAIPVRGFGGSTASVAFPSSTQSSYWLEGMIGGRVQLFESNFYIDVNLQPKYMIFTTKQDEIQPMIVPGFGKSSSKFAMGFAWNIAYKF